One Haloarchaeobius amylolyticus genomic window, CTGCCGGCTGTGCGAGGAGGTGTGTCCGGTCGACGCGATTCTGCTCACGCAGAACTTCGAGTTCACCGGCGACACGAAAGACGACCTGGTGTACAACAAGGACCAGCTTCGTGCGGTCCCGTGGTACAAGGACATCGACCCACTCGAGTCCCGCGAGCCCGATCGTGGCGCGTGGATCGGCGAGGGTGATGGCGAGGTCGATTACCACTAGTCGAGACGAACGTCTCGAAATGTTCAACAGACATCGAATGGAGAACTCAAAACAATGGTAACCGCAGAACTCGTCGCCTTCGCGCTCTTCGCCATCGTCACGGTGGGAAGTAGCCTCGGCGTCGTGCTCGTGGAGGACGTGTGGCACTCCGCACTCCTTCTGGGCACCGCGCTACTCAGCGTCGCGGTCTTCTACGTGATGGAGAACGCAGAATTCGTCGCTGCGATGCAGGTACTCGTCTACGTTGGCGGGGTCCTCATCCTCATCACGTTCGCCGTGATGCTCGTACGAGACGAAGGCGAAACGGAGGTGGTACAGAGATGACAACACGACCGAAACTGAAACTGGGGAACCATCTCGTCCCCGGTCTCGTCGCGGTCGCGCTGTTCGTCGTGATGGCGGCCGTGTTCATCAACGCGCCCATCACCGGCGAAGAACAGGGTTTCAACGAAGCGACCGTCAAGCTCGGGCCGGCGGACGAGATCGCCACCCAGCAGACGGACGGTGGCGCGTACGCACAGATCAAGCAGGCCAGCGGCTCGACGTACGCGGTGGTCGTCGACGGTGACAGCGAGACGAAGAACGTCACGTTGTCCGACTCGACGAACGCCTCGGCGTCGCTGTTCACGCGTGACGGAGACGTCTACGCGGCGACCAGCGACGTCGACGGCGGCGTCACGGACGACCTCGGCTACCACCTGTTCGGCCTCGGCAGCACCGCCGAGCCGACGGTGCCCGGCGAGTCCTTCCTGGTCGCGTTCGAGATCATCGACCTGGTGCTCGTCGCAGCCCTGGTCGGCGCCGTGATGCTCGCCCGCCGTGAGGTCGGCGGCGAGGTCGTCTCGGCGCTCGGCCTGGGCCTCGGTAGCGAGGACTCGGTCGGGAACAGCTCCGCGGCCGGCGTCGCCGCCGACGGTGGCGAGACGGTCGAGGACGACGGAGGTGATGCCTGATGGCGGTTCCGGTCGAGTACTATCTCGTCATGTCCGCGGCCATCTTCTGCATCGGCCTCTTCGGCATCCTCACGCGCCGGAACGCGCTGATGTTCCTGATGTCGGTCGAGCTGATGCTGAACGCGGCGAACATCAACCTCGTCGCCTTCAGCCAGTACTGGGGCAACCTCACCGGTCAGACGTTCGCCCTCTTCGGGATGGCGCTGGCCGCGGCCGAGGTGGCCATCGGTATCGGCATCATCCTCGTACTGTATCGTAACTTCGAAGACGTAGACGTGGCCGACGCCACGACGATGAGGTGGTAACGATGGCAGGAGAACTCGCATTCGAACTCGCGCCCGCGATCGCGGCGCTACCGTTCGCGTCGTTCCTGGTCGCTCTCGCGCTCGGGAAGTACATGCCGAAGAAGGGAGCCATCGGTGGGATGGCCGCCACCGGCGGCTCGCTGATCCTGTCGCTGTGGCTGGCGGTCACCGTCTTCGGTGGCCACACGTACCACACCGAGCTCCTGACGTGGGGGCCCACGGAGGCGATCAACCTCCACTTCGGCGTGCTCATCGACCCGCTGTCGGCGATGATGCTCGTCATCGTCTCGCTCATCGCGTTCCTCGTCCACATGTTCAGCCTCGGCTACATGAACGACGAGGGCGAGACGGGCCTCCCGCGCTACTACAGCGAACTCGGGCTGTTCACCTTCTCGATGCTCGCGTTCGTCATGGCGGACAACATCCTCATGGCGTTCATGTTCTTCGAGCTGGTCGGCCTGTGTTCGTACCTGCTCATCGGCTTCTGGTTCCGGCAGGACGGCCCGCCGTCCGCCGCGAAGAAGGCGTTCCTCGTCACCCGCTTCGGGGACTACTTCTTCCTCGTCGGCGTGGTCGGCATCATCGCGACGTTCGGGACCGGCATGTTCGTGAGCACGGAGTCCCAGCAGTCGTTCCCGGTCCTGGCCGAGGCGGCCCTGGCCGGTGAGACCCCCGAGGTCGTCGCCGGCTTCCTCGACATCGTCGGCATGGGCGCAGACGCCTGGTTCCCGATCCTCGGGCTCCTCGTCCTCGGTGGCGTCATCGGCAAGTCCGCGCAGTTCCCCCTGCACACGTGGCTGCCAGACGCCATGGAGGGTCCGACGCCCGTCTCCGCGCTCATCCACGCCGCGACGATGGTCGCAGCCGGTGTATACCTCGTCGCCCGGATGTACGGCTTCTACGCGCTGCTCCCGACGGTGCTCGCGGTCGTCGCGCTCACCGGTGGGTTCACCGCACTGTTCGCCGCGACGATGGGTGTCGTGAAGGACGAGATCAAGCAGGTCCTCGCGTACTCCACCATCTCCCAGTACGGCTACATGATGCTCGCGCTGGGTGGCGGTGGCTACGTCGCCGCGACCTTCCACCTCATGACCCACGCCTTCTTCAAGGCGCTGCTGTTCCTCGGTGCTGGCTCGGTCATCATCGCCATGCACCACAACGAGGACATGTGGGACATGGGTGGCCTGAAGGACAAGATGCCGGTGACCTACGCGACGTTCCTCGCCGGGTCGCTCGCGCTCGCGGGTATCGTCCCGTTCGCCGGCTTCTGGTCGAAGGACGAGGTCCTGTTCAAGACGCTCGTTCACGGCCTCGGCACGGACGGCATGGTCGGTACCCTGCTGCTCGTGGCCTACGGGATGGGCCTGGTCTCGGTGCTGTTCACCGGCTTCTACACCTTCCGGATGGTCTTCCTGACCTTCCACGGTGAAGCACGGACCGACACCGCCCGCGACCCGCACGGGGTCCGCTGGAACGTGAAGGTCCCGCTCGTCGCACTCGGCGTGCTCGCGACCTTCGCCGGGTTCGTCAACGCGGTGCCGGTGCTCGGCATCCACGAGCTCGAGCACTTCCTGAACATCGGCGCCCACCACGGCGGTGAGGCGTTCGCCAACCTGTCGGTCGAGCACTACGAGACGCTCATCAAGGACAGCGCTGGCATCGGTACCGCCGAGTTCAGCATCTTGGCCAGCTCGGCACTCTCGCTGGCCATCGCGCTGGCCGGCGTCGGGCTCGCGTACCTGCTGTACGGTCGCGACGCGACGCCGACCGAGCACACGGCCAAGCTCGGCCCGCTCAAGACGCTCTGGTACAACAACTACTACCAGGACGAGTACCAGGTCTTCCTGGCCGAGAACGTGACC contains:
- a CDS encoding NADH-quinone oxidoreductase subunit J, translating into MVTAELVAFALFAIVTVGSSLGVVLVEDVWHSALLLGTALLSVAVFYVMENAEFVAAMQVLVYVGGVLILITFAVMLVRDEGETEVVQR
- the nuoK gene encoding NADH-quinone oxidoreductase subunit NuoK — protein: MAVPVEYYLVMSAAIFCIGLFGILTRRNALMFLMSVELMLNAANINLVAFSQYWGNLTGQTFALFGMALAAAEVAIGIGIILVLYRNFEDVDVADATTMRW
- the nuoL gene encoding NADH-quinone oxidoreductase subunit L, which produces MAGELAFELAPAIAALPFASFLVALALGKYMPKKGAIGGMAATGGSLILSLWLAVTVFGGHTYHTELLTWGPTEAINLHFGVLIDPLSAMMLVIVSLIAFLVHMFSLGYMNDEGETGLPRYYSELGLFTFSMLAFVMADNILMAFMFFELVGLCSYLLIGFWFRQDGPPSAAKKAFLVTRFGDYFFLVGVVGIIATFGTGMFVSTESQQSFPVLAEAALAGETPEVVAGFLDIVGMGADAWFPILGLLVLGGVIGKSAQFPLHTWLPDAMEGPTPVSALIHAATMVAAGVYLVARMYGFYALLPTVLAVVALTGGFTALFAATMGVVKDEIKQVLAYSTISQYGYMMLALGGGGYVAATFHLMTHAFFKALLFLGAGSVIIAMHHNEDMWDMGGLKDKMPVTYATFLAGSLALAGIVPFAGFWSKDEVLFKTLVHGLGTDGMVGTLLLVAYGMGLVSVLFTGFYTFRMVFLTFHGEARTDTARDPHGVRWNVKVPLVALGVLATFAGFVNAVPVLGIHELEHFLNIGAHHGGEAFANLSVEHYETLIKDSAGIGTAEFSILASSALSLAIALAGVGLAYLLYGRDATPTEHTAKLGPLKTLWYNNYYQDEYQVFLAENVTLPLSKAADTFDQGVIDGVVNGVSSVSLSGGSRMKKIQTGIVTNYAALLSLGLVILLVIVGITGGWFA